TATAACCTTAAATTAATCAAGAAAAAACTGATTGCCAAGGAATTAAGTACTGTTTGTCGGACCTTTTGGTTGTACACATATGCTCCACTCATGTTCTATGGCTGATGAGAAAATAGTATCCAACTCAAATAAAACAAGTATACCTACTGCTTTGAACTAATCTCACTGGTTCCAGTTGTTATTATGAAACTAGTAGTACTAGTTTACTATTAATCACAACTTTATGAGGATTAGTTCGCAAAATATGTTCTTTTCAGCCAAAGGGTGGCAAAGCAATCAGATATTTCAGATAAGAACTAAATGATCTTTCAAATACCAAAACACTTGTTTTTTGGCATTTCTTTAAGGCATCTCGTGTTCACGCACGATCCAAGGAAAGACCGCATTTCAAAGAGTGTGATGTAATACAACCTATTTTAATACAAGTATTAGTGGCTGCTTTCAAGGTTCAAactcgtgacctataggtcacacaaaAACAACTTTACATGTGTGTAGggatgtacaaaggaaaccgacaaaccgcaccaacccgataatccgagtcaaaccgagaaaaaaacccgactatggtttggtttaatttggtttggtgttggaaaaaaaacctgaccataattggtttggtttggttttaactaaagaaagtcaaaccgaaaccaaaccaacccgatattacatatatagaaattttagatatatttaatatataaatatacttattgtgatgtaatttataaatatttcttaaaaaatttcataagtttgtcttttaagatattatttcaaggttggacttgcAACTTTTGAATATTCCAATAAgctttatagccattaacattagtaaattaaataatgctaacaaaagcccaaaccaaaatcaaattaatactaatgctaacaaaagacattcaattcaatactacgaatgagaatatattgaatatctattttttgttttgcaataatttagataaaaatgcataacctgtttttattttttctttagcgtttagtcatgtaattaatactcccttattagtctacttattttagcatgacttagtacttttagagtatgtttatttttattatggctttttaattagcaatatttatattacataattttattgtctttattgttgaaaattttaggataatgtcatgacacatctcatattttgtattattttcttggaaagtactttatatagttgtatcttactaggattaaagaaatattttgagcacaatttatatgttttgtgctACGAAGATttttctacgaagattttaccgaaaAAACCCAaataacccgaaaacccgagaaaatccaagaaaaaccGAGAGTGAAAAATCCGAGTtttattagtttggtttggtctttagatttaataacccgacacaattggtttgatttggtaattgtaaaatccgaaccaacccggccTGTGTACACCCCTACCTGCGTGCATAATTTGCCTGGTCTTAGAATATTCAGTAAACATTGCACAGGGCgctctatttggtcgcccccattcaACATATacccatttttaaaaaaacttttaacttgtactcacTTTTTAATAACATcaaccccctttctcctcctccttctcctctttcgtcttcttcttcaagttacaaAACAAACTGGTATTTATCTCCAGAAGCAACGTTGCTTTAGTTATAAGGTCAATTTTTTTAATTGAACAGTTCGAGAGTTGTACTTCTGCTCCAAATTTACAGCAAATTAGCCTTAGGAAAAAGTTTAAGTTACCAGTAGGATGAGCTGTAAAATTTTGGAGTTTTTGTATGTTTATTCGTGTTTGAGTTGAGAAGATGtacactatttttcttaaaaaatcacTGCTAATTGTGGTgcgctctagagctgaagttcgccagttacaaaacaaaaacttcagctctagagctgaagttcgccagttacaaacaaaaacttcagctctagagctgaagttcgacagttacaaaaacaaaaacttcacctctagagctgaagttcgtcagttacaaaacaaaaaacttcagctctagagctgaagttcgccagttacaaaaacaaaatcttcagatctagagctgaagttcgccagttaaaAAACAAAtaattcagctctagagctgaatttcaggcccggctactagaatgctgaagttttgcgtgattgcctatgctacttcagccccgattttttttgcaaagcgggcacaagttaaaacgtgacacagaAAACAGGTATAGATATAAATACCCCGAATATTCAGTTTAGCTGCCTCTCTGTATTGGGGCCCCAGCTGATGACCAAACAGAAAAAAGAATTTTAGAGGATTAATATGGGCAAAAGCGACACTCACAAGTAATTATTCTTGTTATCCTATCACAACTTTTCAGGTTATGGCTCTTCCAACTTGACAATGGATAACGCCCGCAATTTTCATCACCAAGGAACAAATGGTTTAATGCTACATTTTTGGGACTCTTCAAAAATGTTATTGGGTGCGTGTCAAATTCTCTAAAAGTAGTGTATTTTTTGAAGAATCGGACACAGACATAACAGCATTTTAAAGAGTTCGAGCAACATAAGTTTAAATTAAGGTAAGATACAGGTAAAAGTGCATATTACTCTGCACTTTAAGTTTCAACTCCCTAGTTATAAACTTGACTTAGTAACACCATGCATGGACAAATAGGAATAGAAAAACTCATTCCCGTAACATGAAGTAGCTCAAGAGAATCCCTAACGAGGGACTCGGGAGAGAAAATCGATCATATTAAAGAAATGTGAATTCAGAATTAAAGGCAATTAAAGGAAGAGATGAGTGGTccaggaacaacaacaacaacaacaagagaGGCCCGGTagctccccctcccccccccccacccccacacACACCCACCCCACGCCTTAAAGACATGTGAATTCAGAACTAGAGGCAATGGGTTCAGAATGATTATGATTTTATTATAGGTATAAATTTTAAGTCCTTTTTGTATGTGATACATAGCCGAAAGTAATGAGTTCAGTTAAATCCGCTTCACCGCCCTGCGTGAAAGGTCTTACTTGATATAACAATTACCTTGGAAACTAATGATTGAAAAGAAACAACAGGAAAAGAAGAGATAGATACAAGATTTGAATCATGGGAGTTTATAACAACCAACAAAATGAAGACCCACAATGACAAATGAAATAACAAGGCTTAGGATGAGAAATCTGATGTTACACGTCAGGATAAATGATCTCAAAAGAAGAAAATTAATTTACAAAACTTGGGGTCCATATGTGGAGTCTGAATCTGATGTTTACATTGTTTATAGCAATCCTCCCTCTACCTGAaatggaattaaaaagaaaagaaaacagcaGTTCTGGATAAGAAATCTACATCAAGTGTATTGACTATGTATATCTTAACAACTTAAAAGTTGCATGCAGGTTTATCCAAGACAATAACATATTCATGCATATCAACTACGAGGAGTAACATCCCCAAACAAAATCCCTGTCACAAACCTAACCAACAACGTTATCCAAATTCTATGCGAGCAGGGTTGGGACAGCACGAGGAAAGAGTAAAATACGGGCAGGTCATGATATTCGTCTTAGTCTCTTAGAACACATGAAGTTGATTTTTGTTTTGAAGAGAGTTGTATATAATTTAGAGAATTTGAGTTCTCCAATAAAAAAGGTGGAACTTCAAAAGGGTTTGACTTATCTGCCATCATGAGTCATAGCCTCATAGTGAAATACTCCTTCAGCCTTAACCAGTAGTCTTGGATTCGAGCCTTGGGTATGGAGTCGCCTTTGTTAGGATTCAAGCTTTGGGTATGGAATCACCTTTGATAGGGAGCACTTCACCTCCTAAGGTGGGACTTCCCGGCGCGAATCCGAATTTAGTCGATCCCAGTGCGAGTACCGGATACCGGGCGGGAAACCAAAAAGAAGAGGGGAGAGGACCATAAAATTGTTGGCAATTTTGAATCACGTGTCACAAGCCCAAGCCTGAAATAAATATCTCCTTTCTTATATATTTCTTATAGTTGTCATTACTTTAGCAACTTAGGTTTGTGAACTAAAGCCTAAAACTTTTGGGCCACGTAGTTAGTGCTCTGTAAATGCATGGTTTGAATAATAAGGATTTGATATAGCACCTAAGGCATTCACCTTGCTTGAATAATAGCCACTGGAATCAACAAATGACTGTACCTTGACCGAGAGAGCAGACATAGCAAATTCCTAACTTGGCATCAACTGCTCCAGAAAGCCCCTGCGCTTAATTGGCGAACACAGTCAACCTTACTCGAGCTGTAACGTCTGGATGCAGCTTCAATTCAGCAACATATTCTCCAGTTTCTCGAATCTCAGGCAGAGAGACAATTTTCTTGTCCACCTCCCTACAAGTAGATTGCGTGTGAATATAGATTAAAGTTAAAGTAGGAACTCAGTTAATACATCTAATCTACCTATAAGACTTTGAAAGCCCGTTTTGGTTAGCTCATTAAAGTAGCTTATAAGCATCAAGTGTTGAAACACTGATTTATAAATAAGCCGTTATGTGTTTGAAGAGAAGTGCTGAAACTACTAATAAGCAGTTGGTGTGTTTGGTAAAAAAAATTGCTAATAAGCAGTTGGGATGTCACTTCTCTTCCTACAAGAGAACAGATTCACTATCCCTCCTCTTTCTCTGTTGGGGGCAGAGAGGTAGCAGCAAGCAACTATGCGATCGTACAAACATGCAGCATATTGCTCAAAAAAACAACGTTGTTTGCCCTAGAAATGGATGAACAATGGAATCAGCATATTCAATTGTCCTAGATGACTAATGTTAACGAGTAGGTTGCATCAGACCTTAGGTTGCATTGAAAGAATCACAAAAGAAATAAGCACTGTTTGAAAAATATCAAATGACGATCAAGTCTGTTTACCCAAATACTTGGATGACTTTATAAACCAGATGAATCAGACAACATGAACTTAAAAGTGGTGACTAGTTCGCATACTACTACCTACATCCTCTGGCAGAAAAGATAGGAAATTAGTACCTCTGTAGCTGTGCTTTTATAATGTCAACAAGATCTTGAGCAGTGACACTGCAATGGAGCTGATGTCAAAAGGTAGACTAAATAATCACAAAGTTGCTCATCACAATTTAGTATCTCAACTGACCTTCCAAAGATTTGCTTTCCTTTCCCACCCTTACGCTTCACCTTGAAGGCTCCAACAGTTTCAAAAATTCGAGCAAGCTGTAGTGCCTCTTCTTTCACCTGAATTCAAGATCAAAAACTTTAACTAAAACCATATTTGTTACCAAACCATTTACTGTGGCGTAGTCGACTCTTTTAGTGATttgaaagttaaaaaaaaattgtttttcaaCTTTCAATAGATTGGATCAATGAGAAATCTAATTACCCGTTGTTTCTCAGCCTCAATTCTCTCATCTTCCATCTTCATTTCCCTGAGAATAAAAGTACgtaatgttataaaataaaagttcatCCATGAAGTTAACAGGTAAATATCTCATTAAAGGCAAAGCACGCTAACTGCTATCTAATATTTCAATTGAACTGCTTCCAGCAATACCATCTCTAATAAGCCTTCACATATTTTTTTGTTCTCAGTACTTATGAAATTGCAAATCCTGCTTGGTTGaagtgttgggaataaaccccttaccaaaataatattcacggtaataaagcggaataataatgtagcaccgagatacggtaattaacaagaataaaagagtaacaatgacaccaaaatttttacgtggaaaacccttctgaataagggaaaaaaccacgaccccgagaggagcaactgatatcactatagtaaggaattttacactttgtaggtcggaggtaaatactccaaagaccactacaacactcaaaagaaataaccctcttttgatattctcacctcactacaatatcgctcactctctattttcctcacagactattttcttataccttgtctgtgaaacctcactctttctttctctctttgttggtgtgaagaaatgagagttgaagctctccttttatagccaaagtttcaccctctaaagcctacaatatttgacaatttacacacacttttcacaattcaacaaagttggcaaccaaaccaaagaaattcaacaaggttggctaccaaccaaaccaagtcaacaaagttggctaccaaaccaaagaaaactcttattaggcacatgcctaatacttcttcaatgagatggacatcatcaatctccccctccagtctcattcatctagaggaggtagcactgtcttctagtttgagtgcatgccgacaagttctttgcatagctcgaacttgttccttggtaccaccttggtcagcatatctgcgggattctcacttgtagaaatcttcaagacttttagagattcatcatctaccatttctcgaatccaatgatatctcacatcaatgtgtttggtccttgcatggtacatagagttcttgctaaggtctattgcactttgactgtcacaatagacgacatactccttctgatgcaatccaagctcttgaaggaatcgcttgagccatatcatctccttgccagtttctgtagcggcaatgtactctgcttcagttgttgaaagtgcaacgcacttctgcaacttagactgccatgatatagctccccctgaaaatgtaaataaatatccagtagtagattttctgttgtcaatgtcacctgccatatcagcatctgtatagcccttcaagattggatcagatcctccaaagcacaaacaatctcccgtggtacctctcaggtacctgagtatccacttgactgcttcccaatgttcctttccaggattttcaagaaacctgctgacaacaccaactgcgtgagcaatatcaggtctagtacataccattgcatacatcaagcttccgactgcttgaagaataaggaactttagccatgttccctttctcctccactgttgtaggacacatcttcttactcaactttagatgaccagcaagaggtgtgctgactggcttagcattcttcatgttgaagcgttctagtacacgttcaatgtacttctcctgagatagccacaactttctacttgttctctctcgaactatcttcatccctagaatttgttgtgctgggcccaagtccttcatatcaaatgacttggacagatctcctttcaactttgctatcaaccccttgtcttttcctacaattaacatgtcatccacatacaacaacaatataataaagttattctcagaaaatcttttgaagtatacacatggatcagaataggtctttaggtatgtttgacttttcatgaatgaatcaaacttcatgtaccactgccttggtgcctgcttcaatccataaagactcttattcaatttgcacaccatgtgtttctttccagctacttcaaatccttctggttgctccatataaatctcctcttccaaatctccatgaagaaatgcagttttcacatccaactgctccacttcaagatctaggctagctgctaagctcaaaattgttcgaatagaagtcattttaacaacgggggagaaaatttcgtcaaaatcaatacctttcttctgttcgaagcctttaaccaccaatcgagctttgtatctgaccagcttgccatctccatctttcttgagtttaaagacccatttgcatttgagtggtcttttaccctttggaagttcaaccagcttgtatgtgccatttttctgtagagattccatctcttcttgcatagctttcatccactggttcttttctggatgggacaacacctccttaagactttctggctccccctcatcactgatgaggacatactctgtggaagggtacctgcgtgactctacccttggcctctctgatctcctcagaggttgaggttgttcttctccctgagtggggtgctccacttcctcgacaccttcatcaagttgctccccctgctcaataacctcaccaggttgctccccctgctcggcaacctcgtcggtcgtactttctgcacttgtgggattgttagaagtagaaggaatagtaacaaagttaggaattataccattcttcgccttttctgacatatcagcagcagttccaacttcactttctcggaagactacatctctgcttctgatgaccttcttctttacaggatcccacagtctgtacccgaactcttcatctccatatccgataaatatgcagggaacagatttatcatccagctttgttctctgctcttttggtacatgtgcaaaagctctgcaaccgaacaccttcagatgcgagtaggacacctccttgttggtccagactctctctgggatttcaaacgccaacggaactgatggactcctattgatcaggtaacaggctgtctgaactgcttcaccccagaatgacttaggcagtttagccattctgagcatgcttctcaccttctccacaatggtgcggttcatcctctcggctacgccattgtgctgtggggttccaggaactgtcttttcatgtctgatcccatgacttgaacaatactcttcaaattcccttgaagtgtactcacctccattgtcacttcggagacgctttagctttcgacccgtctccctttctactagagcatgaaacttctggaaaacttgaaacacctgatctttggttttcaaaatataaacccataattttcgtgaagcatcatcaataaaagtaacaaaatatttgttaccgcccattgattcaatttccattgggccgcaaacatcagaatatactaaatcaagtatattcaattttctttcagacgatgtctgaaatgagactctatgctgcttaccaaataaacagtagtcacaaggttttaccgttgtacctttggcataagaaatgagtgatttcttggcaagaatctgcaatcccttctcgctcatatgacccattcttttgtgccacaaatctacagaaatctcatcttgtgccgcgttcaattcaccttggcatatttctgcatttgtcctgtacaacgtgccacgagcaactccctttgcaatcaccaatgatcccttagtgagtctccacttttgatttgcaaaatagctctcgtatccatctcggtctaaagcaattcccgagatcaagttcatccgtaaAT
The Nicotiana sylvestris chromosome 11, ASM39365v2, whole genome shotgun sequence DNA segment above includes these coding regions:
- the LOC104218114 gene encoding large ribosomal subunit protein bL9c; this encodes MASTATTCLLHNYSLAKNANVETAKLSERTSILTIVAQKKAKKIRKIILKEDITQLGKKGELLDVKAGFFRNYLLPLGKAQIVTPTLLKEMKMEDERIEAEKQRVKEEALQLARIFETVGAFKVKRKGGKGKQIFGSVTAQDLVDIIKAQLQREVDKKIVSLPEIRETGEYVAELKLHPDVTARVRLTVFAN